AGTGTTAATATAAGGAAGTCGCAAATGAGCGGCAAGCANNNNNNNNNNNNNNNNNNNNNNNNNNNNNNNNNNNNNNNNNNNNNNNNNNNNNNNNNNNNNNNNNNNNNNNNNNNNNNNNNNNNNNNNNNNNNNNNNNNNATTGGTAGTTAGGTTTCTTTAGTTGAATGGGAATGTTTTGATCCAGTAGAAGAATGCAAAACCTCCAGCTACAAATAAAGCAGCTAAAATGAATGTTATTAGAGGTATTTTATTTTTCATACTTTTTCCTCCAATGATTTAATCTTAAGCTAATTTAGTTAATATAACATGCGTTAGCGGAAGTGAAATATTCACTTAACTTTTTTAATTATATATTCGTTTTAAATGACTATATCCCCTTTTGAAAGAAAGGATTTGTTATGTCTTTCTGTCTGTATACCGTATGCGTGTTCAGTTAACATAACGTCCTATTATCGGCAGCAAGAAAAAAGGCGAAATCTTATTCTCATAAGGGATTCGCCTTTTTCTTTTTCTATAATTCTATGCATATTTTTATACATTCCTATCCTGGCGCGGTTTTAGGGTTCTCCTTTGTTACTAAATGAGCCGAAAAACTGTATAAAATCTTGCATGCTCTTAGCGTGGCTTTTTTCCAAAATGCTGACGATATCCCTTTATGTAATTATACATATTAACGAAAAATACACTAAATGAATATTAAATATAGTAAAATATAAATTCTGACACGTTCTATAAATCAGATTCTTTTGAAAGGCGTAACATAGCAACCATTATAGGGGATGTGGCGTTACTCCGATACTGATCTCAAATCTCTTGTATTTTGTGAACTAACAATCTGGTGTATATAGGCCTCACCATATCAAAAAAAGAAAATTGTACGTTATCAAGACCTAAATTGTAAAAAGTCATAAAGAATAAAGGGCGATACATATTAGTTATGTATAAATGGAAGTAATAGCCATATAAATCCATTTTAATTCTTCGACATACCTACTATGCAGAATACAACATGATCTGCCTTGCTTTCTCATTTGGATATGGTGGGAAAAGTCATGACCGTTTCTATACGCGGCCAGATGCTCCCCTTCAAAATTATATATAGGTATAATTTTGAAGTGTATGAAATAAGAGAGGGGGGATAAGTAAATTTAAAAAAGTAGCCATAGTAAGAGGGGTTTTTATTGTATTAACATAATAAGATGATATAAAGGGCTAGTGAGGAAATCGGCGTTTCGTATGAACGTTAGAACGAATTTAAATGAAAGGAATGATTGATATGAACAAAAGAAAGAATCGTAAATTACAAAAACCAATGAAAGTATTTATGGCATCTGCTGTTTTGACAACGACATTATTTACATCTATGACTGTAAATGGTTTGAACATTCATGCTGAAACTACGCAAACCCAGGTGCAATATGAAGAGAGGACGTTTGAACTTCCAAGTACAGGACATTATATGGGTGAAGCAGCAAGAGAAAGAAGAAGTGAGCAACGAAACTATACGCCAACAGGAATCTATGTAAAACCGAATGAACAAGTCACAATTGAAGTATCGGGACTATCAGGATTAGACAAGCTTGGAGCAACTATTGGGACAAATGAATATGATAAAGAGGGGGGAAAAGCATTTCGTCTTTCCCCGGGTTCTAACACCATCTCCTCTCCAAACGGTGGTTTATTAGGGTTTGATAACTGTGAAGGGAAAGGAACCGTTAAGGTCAAAGTAACACAAGGTGGAAGTCCCGTTCCATTTTTTGAATTAGGAAAGCATACGAAAGTAGACTGGATTGCCATGATGGACAAATATCCAAATGCACCTGCTGTACAATTGAAATCTAAACGAGCAGTACTTACTGTTACTCGCGATAGTGCGAAGAAATATATTACGGATCAAGATCCTGTGCCCCTATTAAAAAAATATGATGAAATGATTCTAGCACAAGATAAAATATCGGGACTATCTGAAACAAGTTCTAATCCGTTACATCGTTCAACTCGCCGTCTTTGGGCTTTTGTAGAAAATCCTAACAACCCACCGGGCATGTACATGTATGCAGGTGGAGATGGAGTCGTATTTACTACTGCTTATGATGCAATTAAAAGTGCTTTAAATGCAAATGAATTTGGATGGGGACAAATGCATGAAGCAGGGCATACAAAGCAACAATACCCTTGGACGTGGGATGGAGTAGTTGAAGTCAATGTTAATATATACTCTTTAGCTGCACAAAAACAATTATTCCCAGGTCAACCAACACGTTTAGAAAAAGAAGGGGATTATGACAGAGCCTTTCAATACTTAAAACAAACAGATAAAGAATATGAAAATATTAATGACCCGTTTGTGAAAGTTGTTATGTTTTGGCAACTTCATTTAGCATATGGGGAAGATTTCTATCCAAATCTTCACAAACTATATCGAGAGTTGCCAAAAGACAAACTTCCAGAAACGAATGAAGATAAAATACAAGCCTTTATTTACAATACATCGAAAGTAGCGAAACAAAATTTACTGCCATTTTTCGATCAATGGGGACTGAAAGCATCACAAGAAACAAGAAAAAAAGTAGAAGCTTTGAATTATCCAACATTAACTGCCCCTATATGGGAAGCGACGGATGCGAAACCTGTTAAACCAACCGCTGCGTATGGTCCGGGAAAATAATGAAAGCAAGTGTGTGATCTAGCTAGTAGGGGGCACTATATCATTCTGGGAAAATTGTACGCTAAGGACTACAAAGCCTTATCATTACAGCTTTCTTTAAAGGCGATTGAGTGTTAAGAAAGATAAAAAGCTAAGTTTAATTGAACATTGATTTGTTTACACACTTTATGAACATGTTTATAGCTATAAAATGTTGATATTATTGTGTTTTAGCCTCTGTTTATAAACATAAGATTTTCTGAACAAATATCTTTTNNNNNNNNNNNNNNNNNNNNNNNNNNNNNNNNNNNNNNNNNNNNNNNNNNNNNNNNNNNNNNNNNNNNNNNNNNNNNNNNNNNNNNNNNNNNNNNNNNNNTATGATTTACATAGTGGGAAATTCCTCAATTTTCAAATG
This sequence is a window from Bacillus pseudomycoides DSM 12442. Protein-coding genes within it:
- a CDS encoding M60 family metallopeptidase; protein product: MNKRKNRKLQKPMKVFMASAVLTTTLFTSMTVNGLNIHAETTQTQVQYEERTFELPSTGHYMGEAARERRSEQRNYTPTGIYVKPNEQVTIEVSGLSGLDKLGATIGTNEYDKEGGKAFRLSPGSNTISSPNGGLLGFDNCEGKGTVKVKVTQGGSPVPFFELGKHTKVDWIAMMDKYPNAPAVQLKSKRAVLTVTRDSAKKYITDQDPVPLLKKYDEMILAQDKISGLSETSSNPLHRSTRRLWAFVENPNNPPGMYMYAGGDGVVFTTAYDAIKSALNANEFGWGQMHEAGHTKQQYPWTWDGVVEVNVNIYSLAAQKQLFPGQPTRLEKEGDYDRAFQYLKQTDKEYENINDPFVKVVMFWQLHLAYGEDFYPNLHKLYRELPKDKLPETNEDKIQAFIYNTSKVAKQNLLPFFDQWGLKASQETRKKVEALNYPTLTAPIWEATDAKPVKPTAAYGPGK